One Dermacentor andersoni chromosome 6, qqDerAnde1_hic_scaffold, whole genome shotgun sequence genomic window carries:
- the LOC126521812 gene encoding solute carrier family 22 member 6-B-like isoform X7, with the protein MEAASGMASRVNTPEESEETPLEENLSAIIGRTGFFHRALFSYEMVAMVCLTLHNIVHSASASDADHWCRLPDPPANTTLEEWRDANIPREENGTMSRCLVYSVPVGERPDENVTRVAVPCSARVFNVSANVKLSIIKQWDLTCERKWMASACETVYTIGSIIGLMLSGLSADRIGRKPTICFSAVVLEVVGISLSSVGSVFLFTCHRFLVAAATHAIVYTQYIMLVEVVATQWRAMYMTFVIYGYLIGFVIKVFTLGDDIDWRNQQLIIMLPTTALLCGFFLLPESPRWSLTNLRVEEAVRAVAYILRCNRATPDAIKAVIRKLRLEPLQTLHRRMSANEDASQYLSHRRTQARELVSPEKNVWELLVILITQYQFSSLTISFCWFACSISFYGLALDIKMGSIDSWFQFALVAVSPMATYVLVVWLGRRDVLAVSLYIVCISCIAAAFLPRGSTSVRFVSLSSAWFFSNIAYTVLFVYATEIYPTVVRALSFNFGAGLGRIGTIIAPYIYHGAVRGGSGSKFDSYLLLAFTCGLSGFLVGKLPDTKEVHLPEMIKPEENLFDFSPLRQHASGSRGGMGLGLQDTSSNASLLVPALLKVSTSKAYKRRPRHSCGPEEHRRADGGGDHLLFFPHARLRRQCDAGRH; encoded by the exons ATGGAGGCGGCCAGTGGCATGGCGAGCCGGGTCAACACCCCGGAGGAGTCCGAGGAAACGCCCCTCGAGGAGAACCTGTCGGCCATCATCGGGCGCACGGGCTTTTTCCATCGCGCCCTGTTCTCGTACGAGATGGTCGCCATGGTGTGCCTCACGCTGCACAACATCGTGCATAGCGCGAGCGCCTCTGACGCGGACCACTGGTGCCGGCTGCCCGACCCGCCCGCGAACACGACGCTCGAGGAGTGGAGGGACGCGAACATCCCCAG GGAAGAGAACGGTACTATGAGCCGTTGCCTCGTGTACTCGGTGCCTGTCGGCGAACGCCCGGACGAAAATGTGACGCGCGTAGCCGTGCCATGCTCAGCCAGGGTGTTCAATGTCTCCGCCAACGTAAAACTGTCCATTATAAAGCAG TGGGACCTTACCTGCGAGCGCAAGTGGATGGCCTCTGCGTGCGAGACTGTCTACACAATAGGCTCCATCATAGGACTCATGTTATCCGGTCTTTCTGCAGACAG GATCGGCCGGAAGCCAACGATCTGCTTTTCGGCCGTGGTACTCGAGGTGGTCGGCATCTCGCTGAGCAGCGTGGGCAGCGTGTTCCTCTTCACGTGCCACCGTTTCTTGGTGGCGGCCGCCACCCACGCGATCGTCTACACACAGTACATCATGC TGGTCGAGGTGGTGGCGACACAGTGGCGGGCCATGTACATGACGTTCGTCATCTACGGCTACCTCATTGGCTTCGTCATCAAAGTCTTCACGCTCGGCGACGATATAGACTGGCGGAACCAACAGCTCATCATCATGTTGCCCACGACGGCCCTGCTCTGCGGATTCTT CTTGCTGCCAGAGTCGCCTCGGTGGTCGCTCACAAACCTGCGCGTGGAGGAGGCTGTGCGTGCGGTCGCCTACATTCTCCGCTGCAACCGGGCAACGCCCGACGCCATCAAAGCTGTCATCAGGAAGCTCAGGCTGGAGCCGCTGCAGACGCTGCACCGTAGGATGTCCGCCAATGAGGATGCCTCGCAGTACCTAAGCCACCGCAGGACACAG GCACGTGAGCTGGTGTCTCCAGAGAAGAACGTGTGGGAGCTTCTGGTGATTCTAATCACCCAGTACCAGTTCTCCAGCCTCACTATCAGTTTTTGCTG GTTCGCCTGCTCCATCTCGTTCTATGGCCTCGCTCTCGATATCAAAATGGGGTCCATCGACAGTTGGTTCCAGTTCGCGCTAGTGGCCGTGTCGCCCATGGCCACCTATGTCTTGGTCGTGTGGCTGGGTCGGAGAGACGTCCTTGCGGTGTCGCTGTACATCGTCTGCATTTCCTGCATCGCCGCCGCATTCCTGCCCAGAG GTAGCACCAGCGTCCGTTTCGTGAGCCTGTCGAGCGCGTGGTTCTTCTCCAACATTGCCTACACGGTGCTGTTTGTGTACGCCACCGAGATCTACCCGACCGTCGTGCGAGCTCTGAGCTTCAACTTCGGCGCTGGCCTCGGCAGGATCGGGACCATCATTGCGCCTTACATCTACCACGGAGCGGTCAGAGGAGGAAGC GGTTCAAAGTTTGACTCCTACCTGCTTCTTGCGTTCACCTGCGGTCTGAGCGGCTTCTTGGTGGGAAAGTTGCCGGATACCAAGGAAGTGCACCTGCCCGAGATGATCAAGCCCGAAGAGAACCTTTTCGA CTTTTCCCCACTTCGACAGCACGCTAGCGGGTCGCGTGGAGGCATGGGCCTGGGCCTTCAGGACACAAGTTCCAACGCCTCGCTGCTCGTGCCAGCACTTCTCAAGGTATCGACCAGCAAG GCATATAAAAGAAGACCTCGCCACTCTTGTGGACCTGAAGAACACCGGAGAGCTGACGGAGGAGGAGATCACCTTTTATTTTTTCCG CATGCACGACTTCGACGGCAATGCGATGCTGGACGGCATTGA
- the LOC126521812 gene encoding solute carrier family 22 member 6-B-like isoform X6, whose protein sequence is MEAASGMASRVNTPEESEETPLEENLSAIIGRTGFFHRALFSYEMVAMVCLTLHNIVHSASASDADHWCRLPDPPANTTLEEWRDANIPREENGTMSRCLVYSVPVGERPDENVTRVAVPCSARVFNVSANVKLSIIKQWDLTCERKWMASACETVYTIGSIIGLMLSGLSADRIGRKPTICFSAVVLEVVGISLSSVGSVFLFTCHRFLVAAATHAIVYTQYIMLVEVVATQWRAMYMTFVIYGYLIGFVIKVFTLGDDIDWRNQQLIIMLPTTALLCGFFLLPESPRWSLTNLRVEEAVRAVAYILRCNRATPDAIKAVIRKLRLEPLQTLHRRMSANEDASQYLSHRRTQARELVSPEKNVWELLVILITQYQFSSLTISFCWFACSISFYGLALDIKMGSIDSWFQFALVAVSPMATYVLVVWLGRRDVLAVSLYIVCISCIAAAFLPRGSTSVRFVSLSSAWFFSNIAYTVLFVYATEIYPTVVRALSFNFGAGLGRIGTIIAPYIYHGAVRGGSGSKFDSYLLLAFTCGLSGFLVGKLPDTKEVHLPEMIKPEENLFEHIKEDLATLVDLKNTGELTEEEITFYFFRMHDFDGNAMLDGIELLSAMQHTIDHGFVPAGVGQQSFDDMIKLVDGALMLDANNDGFVSYPELRITLNHT, encoded by the exons ATGGAGGCGGCCAGTGGCATGGCGAGCCGGGTCAACACCCCGGAGGAGTCCGAGGAAACGCCCCTCGAGGAGAACCTGTCGGCCATCATCGGGCGCACGGGCTTTTTCCATCGCGCCCTGTTCTCGTACGAGATGGTCGCCATGGTGTGCCTCACGCTGCACAACATCGTGCATAGCGCGAGCGCCTCTGACGCGGACCACTGGTGCCGGCTGCCCGACCCGCCCGCGAACACGACGCTCGAGGAGTGGAGGGACGCGAACATCCCCAG GGAAGAGAACGGTACTATGAGCCGTTGCCTCGTGTACTCGGTGCCTGTCGGCGAACGCCCGGACGAAAATGTGACGCGCGTAGCCGTGCCATGCTCAGCCAGGGTGTTCAATGTCTCCGCCAACGTAAAACTGTCCATTATAAAGCAG TGGGACCTTACCTGCGAGCGCAAGTGGATGGCCTCTGCGTGCGAGACTGTCTACACAATAGGCTCCATCATAGGACTCATGTTATCCGGTCTTTCTGCAGACAG GATCGGCCGGAAGCCAACGATCTGCTTTTCGGCCGTGGTACTCGAGGTGGTCGGCATCTCGCTGAGCAGCGTGGGCAGCGTGTTCCTCTTCACGTGCCACCGTTTCTTGGTGGCGGCCGCCACCCACGCGATCGTCTACACACAGTACATCATGC TGGTCGAGGTGGTGGCGACACAGTGGCGGGCCATGTACATGACGTTCGTCATCTACGGCTACCTCATTGGCTTCGTCATCAAAGTCTTCACGCTCGGCGACGATATAGACTGGCGGAACCAACAGCTCATCATCATGTTGCCCACGACGGCCCTGCTCTGCGGATTCTT CTTGCTGCCAGAGTCGCCTCGGTGGTCGCTCACAAACCTGCGCGTGGAGGAGGCTGTGCGTGCGGTCGCCTACATTCTCCGCTGCAACCGGGCAACGCCCGACGCCATCAAAGCTGTCATCAGGAAGCTCAGGCTGGAGCCGCTGCAGACGCTGCACCGTAGGATGTCCGCCAATGAGGATGCCTCGCAGTACCTAAGCCACCGCAGGACACAG GCACGTGAGCTGGTGTCTCCAGAGAAGAACGTGTGGGAGCTTCTGGTGATTCTAATCACCCAGTACCAGTTCTCCAGCCTCACTATCAGTTTTTGCTG GTTCGCCTGCTCCATCTCGTTCTATGGCCTCGCTCTCGATATCAAAATGGGGTCCATCGACAGTTGGTTCCAGTTCGCGCTAGTGGCCGTGTCGCCCATGGCCACCTATGTCTTGGTCGTGTGGCTGGGTCGGAGAGACGTCCTTGCGGTGTCGCTGTACATCGTCTGCATTTCCTGCATCGCCGCCGCATTCCTGCCCAGAG GTAGCACCAGCGTCCGTTTCGTGAGCCTGTCGAGCGCGTGGTTCTTCTCCAACATTGCCTACACGGTGCTGTTTGTGTACGCCACCGAGATCTACCCGACCGTCGTGCGAGCTCTGAGCTTCAACTTCGGCGCTGGCCTCGGCAGGATCGGGACCATCATTGCGCCTTACATCTACCACGGAGCGGTCAGAGGAGGAAGC GGTTCAAAGTTTGACTCCTACCTGCTTCTTGCGTTCACCTGCGGTCTGAGCGGCTTCTTGGTGGGAAAGTTGCCGGATACCAAGGAAGTGCACCTGCCCGAGATGATCAAGCCCGAAGAGAACCTTTTCGA GCATATAAAAGAAGACCTCGCCACTCTTGTGGACCTGAAGAACACCGGAGAGCTGACGGAGGAGGAGATCACCTTTTATTTTTTCCG CATGCACGACTTCGACGGCAATGCGATGCTGGACGGCATTGAGTTATTGTCGGCTATGCAACATACTATCGACCACGGCTTCGTGCCAGCTGGCGTGGGACAGCAGAGTTTCGACGATATGATTA aGCTGGTCGACGGAGCCTTGATGCTTGATGCAAACAACGATGGCTTTGTTTCCTATCCGGAATTGAGAATAACACTTAACCATACGTAG
- the LOC126521812 gene encoding solute carrier family 22 member 6-B-like isoform X1, which produces MEAASGMASRVNTPEESEETPLEENLSAIIGRTGFFHRALFSYEMVAMVCLTLHNIVHSASASDADHWCRLPDPPANTTLEEWRDANIPREENGTMSRCLVYSVPVGERPDENVTRVAVPCSARVFNVSANVKLSIIKQWDLTCERKWMASACETVYTIGSIIGLMLSGLSADRIGRKPTICFSAVVLEVVGISLSSVGSVFLFTCHRFLVAAATHAIVYTQYIMLVEVVATQWRAMYMTFVIYGYLIGFVIKVFTLGDDIDWRNQQLIIMLPTTALLCGFFLLPESPRWSLTNLRVEEAVRAVAYILRCNRATPDAIKAVIRKLRLEPLQTLHRRMSANEDASQYLSHRRTQARELVSPEKNVWELLVILITQYQFSSLTISFCWFACSISFYGLALDIKMGSIDSWFQFALVAVSPMATYVLVVWLGRRDVLAVSLYIVCISCIAAAFLPRGSTSVRFVSLSSAWFFSNIAYTVLFVYATEIYPTVVRALSFNFGAGLGRIGTIIAPYIYHGAVRGGSGSKFDSYLLLAFTCGLSGFLVGKLPDTKEVHLPEMIKPEENLFDFSPLRQHASGSRGGMGLGLQDTSSNASLLVPALLKVSTSKPTSPIARTPDQKYSSRVVSKAAHTGSAHRQRSVKPAPKKLARARAGVVTEARPSGRELSVSERVAGGATQSASAGASAATEDGKPAEQLADDAERKRASRATFTDEGFGEDRPNAGSPKRQEVVSPSGISVDAEQSPSESSGQCRSPSTTVVGPVATARPKEGPHLGVPEPPSSTSPVAAASTAVVKEAMERWSATPHHPSPVRDSIPAEVVSPTLRRADAQRRSTPPAVATRPAGGVPRCSSPSPSPRARRHNSPPTTPNLGVGGVASSAEAPQAPERPGERDEVGARAVQATSLRAVAPEKKAGTLRSPRRSVEGAGSSASARSENIDGRRASPLRRDAKDVASPKMKRNKLFKHRQPRADRVKDHR; this is translated from the exons ATGGAGGCGGCCAGTGGCATGGCGAGCCGGGTCAACACCCCGGAGGAGTCCGAGGAAACGCCCCTCGAGGAGAACCTGTCGGCCATCATCGGGCGCACGGGCTTTTTCCATCGCGCCCTGTTCTCGTACGAGATGGTCGCCATGGTGTGCCTCACGCTGCACAACATCGTGCATAGCGCGAGCGCCTCTGACGCGGACCACTGGTGCCGGCTGCCCGACCCGCCCGCGAACACGACGCTCGAGGAGTGGAGGGACGCGAACATCCCCAG GGAAGAGAACGGTACTATGAGCCGTTGCCTCGTGTACTCGGTGCCTGTCGGCGAACGCCCGGACGAAAATGTGACGCGCGTAGCCGTGCCATGCTCAGCCAGGGTGTTCAATGTCTCCGCCAACGTAAAACTGTCCATTATAAAGCAG TGGGACCTTACCTGCGAGCGCAAGTGGATGGCCTCTGCGTGCGAGACTGTCTACACAATAGGCTCCATCATAGGACTCATGTTATCCGGTCTTTCTGCAGACAG GATCGGCCGGAAGCCAACGATCTGCTTTTCGGCCGTGGTACTCGAGGTGGTCGGCATCTCGCTGAGCAGCGTGGGCAGCGTGTTCCTCTTCACGTGCCACCGTTTCTTGGTGGCGGCCGCCACCCACGCGATCGTCTACACACAGTACATCATGC TGGTCGAGGTGGTGGCGACACAGTGGCGGGCCATGTACATGACGTTCGTCATCTACGGCTACCTCATTGGCTTCGTCATCAAAGTCTTCACGCTCGGCGACGATATAGACTGGCGGAACCAACAGCTCATCATCATGTTGCCCACGACGGCCCTGCTCTGCGGATTCTT CTTGCTGCCAGAGTCGCCTCGGTGGTCGCTCACAAACCTGCGCGTGGAGGAGGCTGTGCGTGCGGTCGCCTACATTCTCCGCTGCAACCGGGCAACGCCCGACGCCATCAAAGCTGTCATCAGGAAGCTCAGGCTGGAGCCGCTGCAGACGCTGCACCGTAGGATGTCCGCCAATGAGGATGCCTCGCAGTACCTAAGCCACCGCAGGACACAG GCACGTGAGCTGGTGTCTCCAGAGAAGAACGTGTGGGAGCTTCTGGTGATTCTAATCACCCAGTACCAGTTCTCCAGCCTCACTATCAGTTTTTGCTG GTTCGCCTGCTCCATCTCGTTCTATGGCCTCGCTCTCGATATCAAAATGGGGTCCATCGACAGTTGGTTCCAGTTCGCGCTAGTGGCCGTGTCGCCCATGGCCACCTATGTCTTGGTCGTGTGGCTGGGTCGGAGAGACGTCCTTGCGGTGTCGCTGTACATCGTCTGCATTTCCTGCATCGCCGCCGCATTCCTGCCCAGAG GTAGCACCAGCGTCCGTTTCGTGAGCCTGTCGAGCGCGTGGTTCTTCTCCAACATTGCCTACACGGTGCTGTTTGTGTACGCCACCGAGATCTACCCGACCGTCGTGCGAGCTCTGAGCTTCAACTTCGGCGCTGGCCTCGGCAGGATCGGGACCATCATTGCGCCTTACATCTACCACGGAGCGGTCAGAGGAGGAAGC GGTTCAAAGTTTGACTCCTACCTGCTTCTTGCGTTCACCTGCGGTCTGAGCGGCTTCTTGGTGGGAAAGTTGCCGGATACCAAGGAAGTGCACCTGCCCGAGATGATCAAGCCCGAAGAGAACCTTTTCGA CTTTTCCCCACTTCGACAGCACGCTAGCGGGTCGCGTGGAGGCATGGGCCTGGGCCTTCAGGACACAAGTTCCAACGCCTCGCTGCTCGTGCCAGCACTTCTCAAGGTATCGACCAGCAAG CCGACTTCTCCAATCGCCAGGACGCCAGACCAAAAGTACTCGAGTAGGGTCGTGTCAAAAGCGGCACACACCGGCTCGGCCCACCGCCAACGTTCAGTCAAGCCGGCGCCGAAGAAGCTTGCTAGAGCACGTGCGGGTGTCGTGAccgaggctcggccttccggacGGGAGCTTTCCGTCTCCGAACGGGTTGCTGGAGGTGCCACACAATCCGCATCAGCGGGCGCCTCGGCAGCAACCGAAGACGGGAAACCCGCGGAACAACTGGCCGATGACGCCGAACGGAAACGAGCGTCGCGTGCGACCTTTACCGACGAGGGCTTCGGGGAAGACCGGCCCAACGCAGGGTCACCGAAACGACAGGAAGTGGTTTCTCCTTCGGGGATCAGCGTCGACGCCGAGCAGTCGCCCTCCGAAAGTTCGGGGCAGTGCCGTTCGCCGTCAACTACCGTGGTGGGTCCTGTCGCCACCGCACGTCCCAAGGAGGGTCCTCACCTCGGGGTCCCCGAACCGCCATCGTCAACGTCGCCTGTCGCCGCAGCATCGACCGCCGTTGTCAAGGAGGCGATGGAACGTTGGTCAGCCACGCCGCACCATCCCTCGCCGGTGAGGGACTCCATTCCGGCCGAGGTCGTTTCTCCTACGCTCCGCAGAGCGGACGCTCAGAGGCGGAGCACCCCGCCAGCCGTGGCCACAAGGCCCGCCGGCGGTGTCCCTCGCTGCTCGTCGCCCTCGCCATCACCTCGCGCGAGGCGTCACAACTCGCCCCCAACAACGCCGAACTTGGGCGTCGGCGGCGTGGCGTCGAGTGCTGAAGCCCCACAGGCTCCCGAGCGTCCGGGAGAACGAGACGAAGTCGGTGCTCGTGCGGTGCAGGCGACGTCGCTACGTGCGGTCGCGCCTGAGAAAAAGGCCGGTACACTGCGGTCGCCGCGGCGTTCGGTGGAAGGTGCAGGGAGCAGTGCGTCGGCGAGGTCAGAGAACATTGACGGAAGGCGGGCTTCGCCACTCAGAAGAGACGCAAAGGACGTTGCCAGCCCGAAGATGAAGAGGAACAAGCTCTTTAAGCACCGCCAGCCACGTGCAGATCGTGTTAAAGACCATcgctaa
- the LOC126521812 gene encoding solute carrier family 22 member 6-B-like isoform X3 produces MEAASGMASRVNTPEESEETPLEENLSAIIGRTGFFHRALFSYEMVAMVCLTLHNIVHSASASDADHWCRLPDPPANTTLEEWRDANIPREENGTMSRCLVYSVPVGERPDENVTRVAVPCSARVFNVSANVKLSIIKQWDLTCERKWMASACETVYTIGSIIGLMLSGLSADRIGRKPTICFSAVVLEVVGISLSSVGSVFLFTCHRFLVAAATHAIVYTQYIMLVEVVATQWRAMYMTFVIYGYLIGFVIKVFTLGDDIDWRNQQLIIMLPTTALLCGFFLLPESPRWSLTNLRVEEAVRAVAYILRCNRATPDAIKAVIRKLRLEPLQTLHRRMSANEDASQYLSHRRTQARELVSPEKNVWELLVILITQYQFSSLTISFCWFACSISFYGLALDIKMGSIDSWFQFALVAVSPMATYVLVVWLGRRDVLAVSLYIVCISCIAAAFLPRGSTSVRFVSLSSAWFFSNIAYTVLFVYATEIYPTVVRALSFNFGAGLGRIGTIIAPYIYHGAVRGGSGSKFDSYLLLAFTCGLSGFLVGKLPDTKEVHLPEMIKPEENLFDFSPLRQHASGSRGGMGLGLQDTSSNASLLVPALLKPTSPIARTPDQKYSSRVVSKAAHTGSAHRQRSVKPAPKKLARARAGVVTEARPSGRELSVSERVAGGATQSASAGASAATEDGKPAEQLADDAERKRASRATFTDEGFGEDRPNAGSPKRQEVVSPSGISVDAEQSPSESSGQCRSPSTTVVGPVATARPKEGPHLGVPEPPSSTSPVAAASTAVVKEAMERWSATPHHPSPVRDSIPAEVVSPTLRRADAQRRSTPPAVATRPAGGVPRCSSPSPSPRARRHNSPPTTPNLGVGGVASSAEAPQAPERPGERDEVGARAVQATSLRAVAPEKKAGTLRSPRRSVEGAGSSASARSENIDGRRASPLRRDAKDVASPKMKRNKLFKHRQPRADRVKDHR; encoded by the exons ATGGAGGCGGCCAGTGGCATGGCGAGCCGGGTCAACACCCCGGAGGAGTCCGAGGAAACGCCCCTCGAGGAGAACCTGTCGGCCATCATCGGGCGCACGGGCTTTTTCCATCGCGCCCTGTTCTCGTACGAGATGGTCGCCATGGTGTGCCTCACGCTGCACAACATCGTGCATAGCGCGAGCGCCTCTGACGCGGACCACTGGTGCCGGCTGCCCGACCCGCCCGCGAACACGACGCTCGAGGAGTGGAGGGACGCGAACATCCCCAG GGAAGAGAACGGTACTATGAGCCGTTGCCTCGTGTACTCGGTGCCTGTCGGCGAACGCCCGGACGAAAATGTGACGCGCGTAGCCGTGCCATGCTCAGCCAGGGTGTTCAATGTCTCCGCCAACGTAAAACTGTCCATTATAAAGCAG TGGGACCTTACCTGCGAGCGCAAGTGGATGGCCTCTGCGTGCGAGACTGTCTACACAATAGGCTCCATCATAGGACTCATGTTATCCGGTCTTTCTGCAGACAG GATCGGCCGGAAGCCAACGATCTGCTTTTCGGCCGTGGTACTCGAGGTGGTCGGCATCTCGCTGAGCAGCGTGGGCAGCGTGTTCCTCTTCACGTGCCACCGTTTCTTGGTGGCGGCCGCCACCCACGCGATCGTCTACACACAGTACATCATGC TGGTCGAGGTGGTGGCGACACAGTGGCGGGCCATGTACATGACGTTCGTCATCTACGGCTACCTCATTGGCTTCGTCATCAAAGTCTTCACGCTCGGCGACGATATAGACTGGCGGAACCAACAGCTCATCATCATGTTGCCCACGACGGCCCTGCTCTGCGGATTCTT CTTGCTGCCAGAGTCGCCTCGGTGGTCGCTCACAAACCTGCGCGTGGAGGAGGCTGTGCGTGCGGTCGCCTACATTCTCCGCTGCAACCGGGCAACGCCCGACGCCATCAAAGCTGTCATCAGGAAGCTCAGGCTGGAGCCGCTGCAGACGCTGCACCGTAGGATGTCCGCCAATGAGGATGCCTCGCAGTACCTAAGCCACCGCAGGACACAG GCACGTGAGCTGGTGTCTCCAGAGAAGAACGTGTGGGAGCTTCTGGTGATTCTAATCACCCAGTACCAGTTCTCCAGCCTCACTATCAGTTTTTGCTG GTTCGCCTGCTCCATCTCGTTCTATGGCCTCGCTCTCGATATCAAAATGGGGTCCATCGACAGTTGGTTCCAGTTCGCGCTAGTGGCCGTGTCGCCCATGGCCACCTATGTCTTGGTCGTGTGGCTGGGTCGGAGAGACGTCCTTGCGGTGTCGCTGTACATCGTCTGCATTTCCTGCATCGCCGCCGCATTCCTGCCCAGAG GTAGCACCAGCGTCCGTTTCGTGAGCCTGTCGAGCGCGTGGTTCTTCTCCAACATTGCCTACACGGTGCTGTTTGTGTACGCCACCGAGATCTACCCGACCGTCGTGCGAGCTCTGAGCTTCAACTTCGGCGCTGGCCTCGGCAGGATCGGGACCATCATTGCGCCTTACATCTACCACGGAGCGGTCAGAGGAGGAAGC GGTTCAAAGTTTGACTCCTACCTGCTTCTTGCGTTCACCTGCGGTCTGAGCGGCTTCTTGGTGGGAAAGTTGCCGGATACCAAGGAAGTGCACCTGCCCGAGATGATCAAGCCCGAAGAGAACCTTTTCGA CTTTTCCCCACTTCGACAGCACGCTAGCGGGTCGCGTGGAGGCATGGGCCTGGGCCTTCAGGACACAAGTTCCAACGCCTCGCTGCTCGTGCCAGCACTTCTCAAG CCGACTTCTCCAATCGCCAGGACGCCAGACCAAAAGTACTCGAGTAGGGTCGTGTCAAAAGCGGCACACACCGGCTCGGCCCACCGCCAACGTTCAGTCAAGCCGGCGCCGAAGAAGCTTGCTAGAGCACGTGCGGGTGTCGTGAccgaggctcggccttccggacGGGAGCTTTCCGTCTCCGAACGGGTTGCTGGAGGTGCCACACAATCCGCATCAGCGGGCGCCTCGGCAGCAACCGAAGACGGGAAACCCGCGGAACAACTGGCCGATGACGCCGAACGGAAACGAGCGTCGCGTGCGACCTTTACCGACGAGGGCTTCGGGGAAGACCGGCCCAACGCAGGGTCACCGAAACGACAGGAAGTGGTTTCTCCTTCGGGGATCAGCGTCGACGCCGAGCAGTCGCCCTCCGAAAGTTCGGGGCAGTGCCGTTCGCCGTCAACTACCGTGGTGGGTCCTGTCGCCACCGCACGTCCCAAGGAGGGTCCTCACCTCGGGGTCCCCGAACCGCCATCGTCAACGTCGCCTGTCGCCGCAGCATCGACCGCCGTTGTCAAGGAGGCGATGGAACGTTGGTCAGCCACGCCGCACCATCCCTCGCCGGTGAGGGACTCCATTCCGGCCGAGGTCGTTTCTCCTACGCTCCGCAGAGCGGACGCTCAGAGGCGGAGCACCCCGCCAGCCGTGGCCACAAGGCCCGCCGGCGGTGTCCCTCGCTGCTCGTCGCCCTCGCCATCACCTCGCGCGAGGCGTCACAACTCGCCCCCAACAACGCCGAACTTGGGCGTCGGCGGCGTGGCGTCGAGTGCTGAAGCCCCACAGGCTCCCGAGCGTCCGGGAGAACGAGACGAAGTCGGTGCTCGTGCGGTGCAGGCGACGTCGCTACGTGCGGTCGCGCCTGAGAAAAAGGCCGGTACACTGCGGTCGCCGCGGCGTTCGGTGGAAGGTGCAGGGAGCAGTGCGTCGGCGAGGTCAGAGAACATTGACGGAAGGCGGGCTTCGCCACTCAGAAGAGACGCAAAGGACGTTGCCAGCCCGAAGATGAAGAGGAACAAGCTCTTTAAGCACCGCCAGCCACGTGCAGATCGTGTTAAAGACCATcgctaa